One window of the Rosa rugosa chromosome 3, drRosRugo1.1, whole genome shotgun sequence genome contains the following:
- the LOC133736499 gene encoding plasmodesmata-located protein 1-like: MLVQFVRRFSKMSLPTKIKPLLFLWCHLLICTFLFTSLPLAMGTASDDYTSLVFKGCSKQMFPNNVYPENLKPLMDSLVSNSSLETFLAATATSGDGTNGINGLYQCRGDLSPAECNTCIRQIPPLVSQLCGETNVAVRVQLRGCYLRYEIADSKPFDATEFLFKRCEVNQARAAGLGEKRDTAFGILENDVKNSTGGVGGFYTGGYDTVNVSGQCEGTLVNQDCVACLQSASQKAKTECGDSVTGQIYLYKCSISYKSTNSSNANANGVPYSRKVGAGSGNHPAEMVVAILAGCILGLILLGAVIIYIIKECRS, translated from the coding sequence ATGTTAGTACAATTTGTCCGACGTTTCTCAAAGATGAGTTTGCCCACCAAAATCAAGCCATTGCTATTTCTTTGGTGTCATCTACTTATCTGCACATTCCTTTTCACTTCCCTCCCCCTCGCTATGGGCACTGCTTCGGATGATTATACATCCTTGGTTTTCAAAGGGTGTTCAAAACAAATGTTCCCAAACAATGTCTACCCGGAAAACCTCAAACCCCTCATGGACTCGTTGGTCTCAAACTCTTCACTAGAGACTTTCTTGGCAGCCACAGCCACCTCTGGCGATGGCACTAACGGCATTAACGGTCTGTACCAGTGCCGCGGAGACCTCTCCCCCGCCGAGTGCAACACCTGCATAAGACAGATTCCACCTTTAGTCAGCCAACTCTGTGGAGAAACCAATGTAGCAGTCCGAGTCCAGCTCCGCGGATGCTACTTACGTTATGAGATTGCTGACTCAAAGCCATTTGATGCAACAGAATTTCTTTTCAAACGTTGTGAAGTTAATCAAGCAAGGGCTGCTGGGCTTGGGGAGAAAAGGGACACGGCTTTCGGCATATTGGAAAACGATGTCAAGAATAGTACTGGTGGAGTTGGTGGCTTCTACACCGGTGGCTATGACACAGTGAATGTTTCAGGACAATGCGAAGGTACCTTAGTGAACCAGGATTGTGTGGCTTGCCTGCAAAGTGCTTCTCAGAAGGCCAAGACCGAGTGTGGCGATTCCGTCACGGGGCAGATTTATCTCTACAAGTGCTCCATTAGCTACAAGTCTACAAACTCCTCGAATGCCAATGCCAATGGTGTGCCATATTCGCGTAAGGTCGGTGCAGGCTCTGGGAATCATCCAGCAGAGATGGTAGTGGCTATTTTGGCGGGATGTATTCTCGGTTTGATATTATTAGGTGCTGTTATCATTTACATTATAAAAGAGTGCAGATCATGA
- the LOC133737922 gene encoding NEDD8-conjugating enzyme Ubc12-like, with amino-acid sequence MIRLFKVKEKQRELAEANGGKHVKKQSAGELRLHKDITELNLPKSCVIYFPKGKDNLKAFEVSIRPDEGYYTGGKFVFSFQISDFYPHEAPKVKCMTKVYHPNIDLEGNVCLNILREDWKPVLNINTIVYGLYHLFTDPNHEDPLNHDAAEVLRDKPKEFASNVRRAISGGYVGKTCFSRCK; translated from the coding sequence ATGATCAGGCTATTTAAAGTTAAGGAGAAGCAGAGAGAACTTGCTGAAGCCAATGGAGGAAAACATGTCAAGAAGCAATCAGCTGGCGAATTGCGCCTTCACAAAGATATAACTGAGCTGAACTTACCAAAATCTTGTGTTATATACTTCCCCAAAGGCAAGGACAACCTCAAAGCTTTTGAGGTTTCGATTAGACCAGATGAAGGATATTACACAGGTGGAAAGTTTGTGTTTTCTTTCCAGATTTCGGATTTCTATCCACACGAGGCACCAAAAGTTAAGTGTATGACAAAGGTCTACCATCCCAATATCGACTTGGAAGGGAATGTCTGCCTCAACATCCTACGAGAAGATTGGAAGCCTGTGCTTAACATAAACACCATTGTTTATGGATTGTATCATCTTTTCACGGACCCGAATCATGAAGATCCCTTAAATCATGATGCAGCTGAAGTTTTGAGAGACAAGCCGAAGGAGTTTGCGTCTAATGTAAGAAGGGCTATATCCGGTGGGTATGTGGGGAAAACTTGTTTCTCAAGGTGCAAATAG